In Deinococcus proteolyticus MRP, a single genomic region encodes these proteins:
- a CDS encoding DUF4132 domain-containing protein: protein MEKQVAPIAFLSPYGGYGQKTPKLIEEAYEAGLPCKNHLLAAARRATQINAGYTDAAAYKWAADILTPELNPGEAWSDAFLARLDALPAAERQPWPALVAYARTAIAGKPSAKWLKEGQKHLDAVGAETFRRVLSEALPLLSRPRTFPLREDSHYTGNPNLLIDEFNAQSLKGLLWLAPLAGADAALARAVAGVVDSALKKVAGVGPRAPKVANAAVYALSQMESDAALSALARLSSTVTFKGTLKEVQKGLNAVAERLNTSPEDLLELGVPTLGMGSVGERLEQWGDVEVRLTVDASGAKLTFSKGGKPLKSVPASVKKDFADDLKELKAAQKEAEKAVAALSQRLDSLMISGKTWRGDVWQERYLNHPLAGTVARRLIWRIDGVPALWHEGHLLPLSPCGGGALRSNGEGVVPDSEISLWHPLGEPVDDVLAWRDRLEELNIRQPFKQAWREVYLLTDAERRTETYSNRFAGHVLKQHQFNQLAALRGWRNRLRLMVDDSYPPATRDLPEYGLRAEYWIEGVGDSYGTDTTESGSYLRVRTDQLRFYPIDAPENSAHAGGGGYEMWLPNGAAPVNPLPLEQVPPLVLSEIMRDVDLFVGVASVGNDPTWQDGGPQGRFRDYWQGYSFGELSETAKTRAEYLARLIPRLKIKDRLTLDGRFLKVRGDRRTYKIHLGSSNILMEPNDQYLCIIPDSKGASGPDMNFDGDRVLSLILSKAFLLAADTEITDPVILGQLRR, encoded by the coding sequence TTGGAAAAACAGGTTGCGCCTATTGCTTTTCTCAGTCCTTACGGTGGATACGGGCAAAAGACTCCGAAGCTGATTGAAGAAGCCTATGAAGCGGGACTGCCTTGCAAGAATCATCTCCTTGCAGCTGCTCGCCGCGCTACGCAGATTAACGCGGGCTATACAGACGCTGCCGCTTACAAGTGGGCCGCCGACATCCTCACCCCCGAACTCAACCCCGGCGAGGCGTGGTCAGATGCTTTCCTCGCCCGCCTGGACGCGCTTCCTGCCGCTGAGCGCCAGCCCTGGCCCGCGCTCGTGGCCTACGCACGCACGGCGATAGCGGGCAAGCCGTCGGCCAAGTGGCTCAAAGAGGGTCAGAAACATCTGGACGCGGTGGGCGCGGAGACCTTCCGCCGCGTGCTGAGCGAAGCTTTGCCGCTGCTGAGCCGCCCGCGTACCTTTCCCCTGCGCGAAGACAGCCATTACACGGGCAACCCCAACCTGCTGATAGACGAGTTCAACGCCCAGAGCCTCAAAGGGCTGCTGTGGCTCGCGCCGCTGGCGGGGGCGGACGCGGCTTTGGCCCGTGCCGTAGCGGGCGTGGTGGACTCGGCGCTGAAAAAGGTGGCGGGCGTAGGCCCCCGTGCGCCCAAGGTGGCGAATGCGGCGGTATACGCGCTCTCGCAGATGGAGTCGGACGCGGCGCTGTCGGCACTCGCCCGCCTGAGCAGCACCGTGACCTTCAAAGGCACCCTCAAGGAAGTGCAAAAGGGCCTGAATGCCGTTGCTGAGCGCCTGAACACCTCGCCCGAAGACCTGCTGGAACTGGGCGTGCCGACCCTGGGGATGGGGAGCGTGGGCGAACGCCTTGAGCAGTGGGGCGACGTGGAAGTGCGACTGACGGTAGATGCGTCGGGCGCAAAACTGACCTTCAGCAAAGGCGGTAAGCCCCTCAAGTCCGTGCCCGCCAGTGTCAAAAAAGACTTTGCCGATGACCTGAAAGAACTCAAAGCCGCGCAAAAGGAAGCCGAAAAAGCGGTGGCGGCGCTTTCGCAGCGGCTGGACAGCCTAATGATTTCGGGCAAAACGTGGCGCGGCGACGTGTGGCAGGAACGGTATCTGAATCACCCGCTGGCCGGAACGGTGGCGCGGCGGCTCATTTGGCGCATCGACGGCGTGCCCGCGCTGTGGCATGAGGGCCATCTTTTACCCCTCTCCCCTTGCGGGGGAGGGGCGTTGCGCAGCAACGGGGAGGGGGTTGTTCCAGACTCCGAAATCAGCCTCTGGCATCCGCTGGGCGAACCCGTAGACGATGTGCTTGCATGGCGTGACCGTCTGGAAGAGTTGAACATCCGCCAACCGTTCAAGCAAGCGTGGCGCGAAGTGTACCTGCTGACCGATGCCGAGCGCCGCACGGAGACGTATTCCAACCGTTTCGCGGGCCATGTCCTCAAGCAGCACCAGTTCAACCAACTCGCCGCCCTGCGCGGCTGGCGCAACCGGCTGCGGCTGATGGTGGACGACTCTTACCCGCCCGCCACCCGCGACCTGCCCGAATACGGGCTGCGGGCCGAATACTGGATTGAAGGCGTGGGCGACAGCTACGGCACCGACACCACCGAAAGCGGCTCTTACCTGCGCGTCCGCACCGACCAACTGCGCTTTTACCCGATAGACGCGCCCGAAAACTCGGCCCACGCGGGCGGCGGTGGCTATGAAATGTGGCTGCCGAACGGAGCCGCGCCTGTGAACCCCTTGCCGCTGGAGCAAGTGCCGCCGCTGGTGCTGTCCGAAATCATGCGCGACGTGGATTTGTTCGTCGGTGTGGCGAGCGTGGGCAACGACCCGACCTGGCAAGACGGCGGGCCGCAGGGACGCTTCCGCGATTACTGGCAGGGCTACAGCTTCGGCGAGTTGTCCGAAACTGCCAAGACGCGGGCGGAGTATCTGGCTCGCCTCATCCCGCGCCTGAAAATCAAAGACCGCCTGACGTTGGACGGGCGCTTCCTGAAAGTACGGGGAGACCGCCGCACCTACAAAATCCACCTTGGCAGCAGCAATATCCTGATGGAGCCGAACGACCAGTACCTCTGCATCATCCCTGACAGCAAAGGCGCGAGCGGCCCCGACATGAACTTTGATGGTGACCGCGTGCTGAGTCTGATTCTGAGCAAGGCGTTCTTGCTGGCTGCCGACACGGAGATTACCGACCCGGTGATTCTGGGGCAGCTGAGGCGCTAG
- a CDS encoding IS982 family transposase encodes MGRPDLTLLPIHEALQVLSQWVKPHIPAKLLHKHEKISDADLIGIAILQMLHKQPYFSRWWHFLTVNHFPDLPSETQARIRLKRLLPVIEHLSHEVQSLDFVAVDSEPLPVCTFKRAPRCKFRGARHGFSTAGPVFGFKLHAWCGLNGEIVAYNIRAANEHDYSVLCEMNRKWPAYGGPQQIGDKGYQSLTTITPPKVNARRPSPRWREEFGAARKCIESAFSVLVGAGLRWGQVKTMASLKLKVALHVLAHNLKYRDLIT; translated from the coding sequence ATGGGCCGTCCCGATCTTACTTTACTTCCCATCCACGAAGCACTCCAAGTCCTCAGCCAGTGGGTTAAGCCTCACATCCCTGCCAAGTTGCTTCACAAGCACGAGAAAATTAGCGACGCTGACCTCATCGGTATCGCCATTCTGCAAATGCTTCACAAGCAACCCTATTTCAGCCGTTGGTGGCACTTTCTCACAGTCAATCACTTCCCAGACCTACCTTCCGAGACCCAGGCCAGAATCCGTCTGAAACGGCTTCTACCCGTCATCGAACACCTGAGCCACGAAGTCCAGAGCCTGGACTTCGTGGCGGTTGACTCCGAGCCGCTTCCCGTCTGTACGTTCAAACGTGCACCACGGTGCAAGTTTAGGGGAGCGCGGCACGGTTTCAGTACCGCTGGACCGGTCTTCGGTTTCAAGCTGCACGCCTGGTGTGGGTTGAACGGTGAAATTGTGGCCTACAACATCCGTGCAGCGAATGAGCATGACTACAGCGTCCTGTGTGAGATGAACCGGAAGTGGCCCGCTTATGGCGGGCCACAGCAGATTGGAGATAAGGGCTATCAGTCGCTGACCACCATCACACCCCCCAAAGTCAATGCACGGAGACCAAGTCCACGTTGGCGAGAAGAATTCGGGGCGGCCAGGAAGTGTATCGAATCGGCATTCTCGGTTCTGGTCGGTGCTGGATTACGTTGGGGACAGGTCAAAACGATGGCAAGCTTGAAACTCAAGGTCGCACTCCACGTCCTAGCGCACAACCTGAAATACAGAGACCTCATCACCTGA
- a CDS encoding DUF4384 domain-containing protein, giving the protein MKKTLTVLTAALGAAAFSAADAAPQISAQSIIVNPVQTPLSVQVWTDRDTSGTRTPNYYVGDKIRLFTKTNENAYIYLFNVDPSGKVDLILPNNLQSGGNYLRAGETRVFPSAQDNFTFDIAAPYGVNKVLALASREKLNVNQIANFQSQNAFATVNVSGQQGLAQALSIVVNPIQQTNWVSDTAFYNVARGTQAPAPAPVTSAPRPNFNLAVWRSTFRLNTTLDNVHAQYVSYLGNQGFQLRSTSRNGNRIYSTFVRNGRTASILIEQSGTSFSVKFAQ; this is encoded by the coding sequence ATGAAAAAAACCTTGACTGTCCTGACCGCCGCACTTGGCGCCGCTGCTTTCTCCGCTGCTGACGCTGCTCCCCAGATCAGTGCCCAGAGCATCATCGTGAACCCGGTGCAGACCCCGCTGAGCGTGCAGGTCTGGACCGACCGCGACACCAGCGGCACCCGCACCCCCAACTACTACGTGGGCGACAAGATCCGCCTGTTCACCAAAACCAACGAGAACGCCTACATCTACCTGTTCAACGTGGACCCCAGCGGCAAGGTGGACCTGATTCTGCCCAACAACCTGCAGTCGGGCGGCAACTACCTGCGCGCTGGTGAAACCCGCGTGTTCCCCAGCGCCCAGGACAACTTCACCTTTGACATTGCCGCGCCTTACGGCGTGAACAAGGTGCTGGCCCTGGCCAGCCGCGAGAAGCTGAACGTGAACCAGATTGCCAACTTCCAGAGCCAGAACGCCTTTGCCACCGTGAACGTGAGCGGTCAGCAGGGTCTGGCCCAGGCACTGAGCATCGTGGTGAACCCCATCCAGCAGACCAACTGGGTCAGCGACACCGCCTTCTACAACGTGGCCCGCGGCACCCAGGCTCCGGCCCCGGCTCCTGTGACCAGCGCTCCGCGCCCCAACTTCAACCTGGCCGTGTGGCGCAGCACCTTCCGCCTGAACACCACCCTGGACAACGTTCACGCCCAGTACGTGAGCTACCTGGGCAACCAGGGCTTCCAGCTGCGCAGCACCAGCCGCAATGGTAACCGCATCTACTCCACTTTTGTCCGCAACGGCCGCACCGCCAGCATCTTGATTGAGCAGAGCGGCACCAGCTTCAGCGTCAAGTTCGCCCAATAA
- a CDS encoding CAP domain-containing protein: MRLRPLQLPFVFRGAAALLTTALLSLVPAPAAAQGGPTKSGPVQGGQFQVTAQTDSRRLAPLRVDFAARVPGDVAVRWDFGDGQAAQGPQVSHTYYRPGRYAAQVILSREGREVGRSQMTVEVKSQGAEKAGLVLLLGRGTVTLSDVGSVVYVPYQSRFTLDGQQLGGPTASLQAGTHTASVQIAAGAGTLSRSLRFQIPAGELRSSPTYEDQVLRAVNLLRQSRYNCATGRTDGVARPPLTRMPALDRAALAHALAMPTAGFVDHTSRLDGSTPAQRIQAAGYPNASTAENIAAGQPTPAEAVAGWLDSPGHCAALMGDYTQTGLSYVQVPGSDYVHYWVQVFGRPQP, encoded by the coding sequence ATGCGCCTGCGTCCTTTACAGCTGCCGTTTGTGTTCCGGGGGGCTGCCGCCCTGCTGACCACCGCCCTGCTCAGCCTGGTGCCGGCCCCCGCCGCAGCACAGGGCGGGCCAACAAAGAGTGGACCAGTGCAGGGCGGACAATTTCAGGTGACCGCCCAGACCGATAGCCGGCGGCTGGCTCCGCTGCGGGTGGATTTCGCGGCGCGGGTGCCGGGCGACGTGGCAGTGCGCTGGGACTTCGGGGACGGTCAGGCGGCGCAGGGACCACAGGTGAGCCACACCTACTACCGCCCCGGACGCTACGCGGCGCAGGTGATTCTTAGCCGGGAAGGGCGCGAGGTGGGCCGCAGCCAGATGACGGTCGAAGTGAAGTCGCAGGGGGCCGAAAAAGCTGGCCTGGTCCTGCTGCTGGGCCGGGGCACCGTCACCCTGAGCGACGTGGGCAGCGTGGTGTACGTCCCCTATCAGTCCCGCTTCACGCTGGACGGCCAGCAGCTTGGTGGGCCCACAGCCAGCCTGCAGGCCGGTACCCACACCGCCAGCGTCCAGATTGCGGCGGGGGCCGGTACGCTGAGCCGTTCGCTGCGCTTTCAGATTCCTGCCGGCGAACTGCGCTCGTCGCCCACTTACGAAGACCAGGTGCTGCGCGCCGTGAACCTGCTGCGGCAAAGTCGCTACAACTGCGCCACCGGCCGCACCGACGGCGTGGCCCGCCCGCCGCTCACGCGCATGCCGGCGCTTGACCGTGCCGCGCTGGCCCACGCGCTGGCCATGCCCACCGCCGGCTTCGTGGACCATACCAGCCGGCTCGACGGCAGCACACCCGCGCAGCGCATCCAGGCAGCCGGCTACCCGAACGCCAGCACCGCCGAGAACATCGCCGCCGGGCAGCCCACCCCCGCCGAAGCTGTGGCCGGCTGGCTGGACAGCCCCGGTCACTGCGCCGCGCTGATGGGCGACTACACCCAGACCGGCCTGAGCTACGTACAGGTGCCCGGCAGCGACTACGTACACTACTGGGTGCAGGTGTTCGGCCGGCCGCAGCCCTGA
- a CDS encoding DedA family protein, producing the protein MIEWMQNLMDSMGYLGIFLLMVLENIFPPIPSELIMPSAGFAASPQRGDLNIFLVVLVGALGSVIGTLPLYYVGKVFGLERSKQWADRYGKWLTVSGEDLQKASDWFERHGTSAVLFGRMVPGVRSLLSLPAGVSEMGLPQFLLYSFIGSGLWAGLLAAAGYFLGENYDRVEQYVGPASKIILGLLLVGFIWWVLKRRSAGKGTRS; encoded by the coding sequence GTGATTGAGTGGATGCAAAACCTGATGGATTCGATGGGTTACCTCGGCATTTTCCTGCTGATGGTTCTGGAGAATATCTTTCCGCCCATCCCCAGCGAGCTGATTATGCCCTCGGCAGGTTTTGCAGCTTCGCCCCAGCGCGGCGACCTGAACATTTTCCTGGTGGTCTTGGTCGGCGCCCTGGGGAGTGTGATCGGTACGCTGCCGCTGTACTACGTGGGTAAGGTGTTCGGTCTGGAGCGCAGCAAACAGTGGGCCGACCGCTACGGCAAGTGGCTGACCGTCAGCGGCGAGGACCTGCAGAAAGCCAGCGACTGGTTCGAGCGCCACGGGACCAGCGCGGTGCTGTTCGGGCGGATGGTGCCGGGCGTGCGTAGCCTGCTGTCCTTGCCCGCTGGCGTGAGCGAGATGGGCCTGCCTCAGTTTCTGCTGTATTCGTTTATCGGCTCGGGGCTGTGGGCCGGGTTGCTGGCGGCTGCAGGCTACTTTCTGGGCGAAAACTACGACCGGGTGGAGCAGTACGTGGGCCCGGCATCCAAAATTATCCTGGGCCTGCTGCTGGTTGGGTTCATCTGGTGGGTGCTCAAGCGCCGCAGCGCCGGCAAGGGCACGCGGAGCTGA
- a CDS encoding acyl-CoA dehydrogenase family protein gives MFDQFAVMDLLAPEERQARASARQYAEKALMPHIAGWWDAGELPVREVMRGLGAQGFLGPMTPPEYGGSGASSNLYGALMYELDRVDSGIRSAASVQGSLVMYPIHAYGSEEQRAQYLPGLASGELIGCFGLTEESGGSDPGAMRTRARRDGDDWVLDGTKMWITNSPLADLALVWARVEEGGEDTVRGFIVPTDTPGYSAPIIRRKMSMRASVTGEIVLDSCRVPAGAMLPGVRGLKGPLSCLTGARFGIGWGAMGALELMLTTALDYTGSRVTFGQPTASRQLVQDKLVKMATDHSAGLLLAWRLGVLKDAGQMDYAQVSVVKRNNVRRALEGARLARELLGGNGITTEYPVIRHLLNLETVDTYEGTHDIHTLIAGRGLTGQGAMG, from the coding sequence ATGTTCGACCAGTTTGCCGTAATGGACCTGCTCGCCCCCGAGGAGCGCCAGGCCCGCGCCAGTGCCCGCCAGTACGCCGAAAAAGCCCTGATGCCCCATATCGCCGGGTGGTGGGACGCCGGCGAATTGCCGGTGCGCGAGGTGATGCGCGGCTTGGGAGCCCAAGGGTTTCTGGGCCCCATGACTCCGCCCGAGTACGGCGGCAGCGGGGCAAGTTCCAACCTGTACGGTGCCCTGATGTATGAGCTGGACCGGGTAGACAGCGGCATCCGCAGCGCGGCCAGCGTGCAGGGCAGCCTGGTGATGTACCCCATTCATGCCTACGGCAGCGAGGAGCAGCGGGCACAGTACCTGCCGGGGCTGGCCAGCGGCGAACTGATTGGCTGCTTCGGGCTGACCGAGGAAAGCGGCGGCTCCGACCCCGGCGCCATGCGGACCCGCGCCCGCCGCGACGGCGACGACTGGGTGCTGGACGGCACCAAAATGTGGATCACCAACTCGCCGCTGGCCGACCTGGCGCTGGTGTGGGCGCGGGTGGAAGAAGGCGGCGAGGACACGGTGCGCGGCTTTATCGTGCCGACCGATACGCCCGGCTACAGCGCTCCCATCATCCGGCGCAAGATGAGCATGCGGGCCAGCGTGACCGGCGAAATCGTGCTGGACAGCTGCCGGGTGCCCGCCGGCGCCATGCTGCCCGGCGTGCGTGGGCTGAAAGGGCCGCTCTCGTGCCTGACCGGCGCCCGCTTCGGCATCGGCTGGGGGGCGATGGGCGCCCTGGAACTGATGCTGACCACGGCGCTGGACTACACCGGCAGCCGCGTGACTTTTGGGCAGCCCACCGCCTCACGGCAGCTGGTACAGGACAAACTGGTCAAGATGGCGACCGACCACTCGGCGGGGCTGCTGCTGGCCTGGCGCCTGGGCGTGCTGAAAGACGCCGGGCAGATGGACTACGCGCAGGTGAGCGTGGTCAAGCGCAACAACGTGCGCCGCGCTCTGGAAGGCGCCCGGCTGGCCCGTGAACTGCTGGGCGGCAACGGCATCACCACCGAGTACCCGGTGATTCGCCACCTGCTGAACCTGGAAACGGTAGACACCTACGAGGGCACCCATGACATCCACACCCTGATTGCCGGGCGCGGCCTGACCGGGCAGGGGGCGATGGGATAA